The genomic segment TGCCGTCAGTCGGGCAGATCGCTCTGGCCTTCCTGCAGGCCTCCTTCGCCTTCAGCGGCTGGAACTTCCTCAACTACGTCACGGAGGAAGTGGTCGAACCCAGACGGTGAATATTTATGCTTCTCATCACCTTCTCAACATCTTCCAGTGCCGTTAACATTGCAAATGTTCAGCTTCCATCTCAgcttgtttctttgttctgtttgaTTGTTGCCGACGTTTTGTCGGTTTTTCAAGGGCAGTTTTTATCCAAATCAaatcttaaaggaataatttgacattgtGGAAaaaccactctcatatctgttcaATAAATATGAAGGTAATGCcagcaggcagttagcttagcttagcacaaagacgtgaaacagggggaaacagttagcttgacaaaatccacctaccaggaCCTTTAAAGTGCACTAATTAacaggttaaaaaataaaaataacaattcaaCGTTTTTACTGGGCGTtacacattatattttttgGCTGGAAGCAGTTACTTCCTGgaatctctgctggttgcctggcaactgctcagaaaaaaaaaaaatagccccCCCCGTAAAACAAACTACGTTTTTTtgtgtggattaaacaaacaagacaatgtcaaactattcctttaatatctgTCTTTAGCCTGTACATCTACACTTTTCCGTTGAATGATGTTCCATATTGTTAGGGctcatcattttcagtttttatttttttttttgaaaatggttaccagatttgaaattaaattataatatcacaatattgGCTAAAATCAGACCCTAAAAAAACCATTTGCAACACAAACACCCTGTAGTTTAACCATTTCCTTCTAATTTGGCAGAGGGAGTCTGGTGCATACCACTGGCTCATTAGCTTTTTCTCCCCCgtttactttttaacttttgtttccTGTAAAACATGTTGTTCATGTCATGAGATTTGTGTTGCTTGGTATTTTCCACCCACACTAGCTGTGTGCTGCCAACACTTTCTACTTTTTATGACTGTGAACCCAACTTTCATGCATGTTTAATTGCGTTTTGGTTTTGACTGTATCATCTGTGCATGGTGTGTGGCCTCGGTCAGGAATCTACCTCGTGCCATATACATCTCCATCCCATTGGTGACCTTTGTGTACACGCTCACCAACATCGCCTACTTCTCCTCCATGTCGCCCGAGGAGCTGCTGTCATCCAATGCTGTGGCTGTAGTGAGTAATGCGGCTACGTGATGATCAGTCTGCCGTCACCATTATGCTTTTCTCTTTTAGGCATTTAGGTCAGTGGAGGATAAGAATTAATTTCTAGATCAGGAACATTACAAGCAACCAATAGGAGGTTAAAGGTCAGAGGCGATAGCACCCTTATAATAGACTTATTCAGTACCATGCATTCAGTTCAACATTACCTCCGTCTTTCCGTCAGTGAGCCCCCAAAGTGATGAAATGTGTTACATACAAGTGAGCAGCTACAAGAACCAGAGACCACAACAAGCTTTCCcttaataaaattataaaaaattataaagattatataaattgtatttaagtctTATAAAATTACagatggcagcaagctacctACTGTACTGGCCAAACCATCGGGAGAAaatggggttcagtgtcttgcccaaggacactttgacatgtagGCATCTGGcatttaagtactgtacttaaatacacatttgaggtacttgtattttactgagtatttctattttacgctactttatacttctgctgcACTACAATTATCTGGCAGCTTTAGTTGCTAGTTACATTGCAGACTTTACATACAAAGCATATGATTTACTTAACTTAAACATGATaacagtatattaaaaaatagctcaaatcagctccacctcgaacagaaaaatgttaattacaCATGAacgcatcagtaataataatccaacaaTCCAATATACAATAGTAAAACACTCAGGGGTAACTGTTtagcattatgagtacttttacttttgaagtacattttgctgataatacttacaaaCTTGTACGTAAGTACAATTTTCAATGCAGGAGTCTGGTTTTGctattttactcaagtaaaggatctgaatacttcttccacctctgttgGTAGGCAGGATTTCTTGCCTTAGAGCGCCTACAGTGTCCGACCTGTGCGCCCGGGCAGTGCATTGAATTCTGGGAACACTTGGTGCTTAAAATAGTATAATTTAATAGTATTATTTTACATCCTTGATGGAAAGGTGAGGGAAGTAGTGAGAATATTACTGCCATGCTTCATATACATGAACTGGAACAAATTGGAACCAAATTTCACATTGATTGGCAGCCATCTTTCATTTGGGCATTTCGGGGGTTTTGCCCTTGAGTTGTTCGAAGACAACCTACTGTAGGAATACAGTGAAATTCTTAAAGTAGAGTTTGGTTTACGCTGATCTTTTTCCTCCTTATTAAAAGTCCGACAAAGTCATGGTTGCCTTTTTTCCCTGCGTAATTTGAAAGTATGGCGAATATTGATTAACCtacgttagcttagctcagttAATGGATGTGTGGGATCAGAAGCATCTTTTCTGCAATGTAGATAAATTTACTGTTACCTTTCAATCACTTATGATTGATCCAAAGATAAATGGCTGCTCTAACTAAAGTTAattttcatttatgtatttataatgTCTTTAATGTCGCtattaaatacattaatttagCAGAGCTTCTCACATATGCATCCAGTAATTGGGCTAGGCTAGGCTCTCCACTCAACATGTCCTCAAACTTAAGGACATCTGAGCCTCAGCTTGTCAGGCTCAGCTCGAAATTGTCAACAGTCATCAGTCTAAGCTGTCAGCTCAAGTTTACCTCGGCTTACTTTGAGACTAACACTAACATAGCTTGTTTAGCATGCTTTCAGTtatcatgttaacatgctaacatttagcataGCTTGCTGACGGTAATGTTAGCGCGTGTGCAGTAACGTGTTTGTATTGTTAATATGATGAGGCTGACAATAAAAGCATGCTGACAGAAATTTGGTCATtaatttttagtgaaatgttagATGTGGGGTTCAACTTGACCTGTTTGTAGTGATATgtgaaaagtcagagaatcgCAATAATGTtggtacaaaatttcatgaaaatccaTTTTGAGATTCACTCAGTAGTCGATATTGCCATTCCCTCaccgctagtgtggctaaaagcATGCAGCTTTAAAACTAGCGTGAAACTGACTCTATAGAGGCTTGTTTCTGACGTGGAATGATTCGTCAGCCAGAAACGTTTTCAGatgaaacagcagaggaaaaataCGTATACCAGCCGTTAAAGCCCACATGGGGCAGCTGGACTTCATGTTGTAAGATCTGTACACATCAGCGATTCTGTCTGTCGTTCTGCTGTTCAGACATTTGGAGAGAAGTTGCTGGGAATGTTCTCCGTCATCATGCCGATCTCCGTGGCTCTGTCCACCTTCGGAGGAATCAACGGCTACCtgttcacctcctccaggtgagATCCGCTGCTCCGCCTGCTCCTTCACGCTCCAACGCTGCTTTACCGTGGCTGCTGACGGGCTGTCTGATGTTTCTGCCTGCAGGTTGTGTTTCTCTGGAGCCAGAGAGGGTCACCTGCCCAGCCTGCTGGCCATGATCCATTATAAGAACTGCACGCCCATCCCTGCCCTGCTGGTCTGCGTACGTACCACCCCACATTGATAATACACTGATCTTATTCTGCTTCTGTTATTGCTTCTGTTAGATGATGCATCTGTCCGtacactgtattttttaaaattagttgTAGTTTTTTCCTTTTAGTACCCGTTGTCTCTCTTCTTAGTGTATGTTAGGACAGATTTGCTGTAAAGGGTAAAGAAAAAGTTAATTTGAGTTGGAAACCCTTTTTCTTGCTTTAGTTCTGACTATGAAACTAACAAAGACACTTCTACGTCTAAATTTGAAGGCGATGTTTGCATAAtcaattttaattggaatttaacttaaatatgttatttaaacCTGTCACGTTCATATTTACATGCCATTTTTTGTGTCCTGTGGCCATCTGAAGCTGCGATGACATGATTTCTCCACAGGGGTCACCGAAGTTTCTTCCTATCTTGTCCGGAAACGACACTTTTACTGTTGAATTCAACATGcgtgtaattttttatttttagttttttaaagttGCACTCTACTGATAAAATCGgttggagtgcccctttaatattCATCACATTGACATGGcttgctgtgtttttcagtgcGCTGCCACCATTGTTATACTCTGCATCGGAGAAACACACAACCTGATCAACTACGTGTCCTTCATCAACTATCTGTCGTACGGCGTCACCATCGCAGGCCTGCTGTACTACCGCTGGAAGAAACCCAACCTGTACCGACCCATCAAGGTACCAACACTTCTAagaaactaagtacatttactcaagtactgtatttaagaaCTAATTGGAgctatttgtactttacttgagtcttttcttttcacgccactttcttcttctactccgctacatctcagagggaaatattgtgctttttgcttcactacatttatctgagggctttagttactttacagattaagatttttgcacacaaaacatacaaagagcttttaaaatatgttcattaactaaattaaactacccaacagtttattcaagtacagctgaaacaattagtcgattaattaagcagtcgattgacagaaaatgaattgccaactgtcatttttcatataaaatcacttcctggctgcagcttctcagatgtgcagatctgctgcttttcctctgaatgactgtaataactgtgatgtttgttaataacgtcgagctttggactgtcggtcggacacgacgacacggtgaaggcgtcactttgggctctgggtcgtcgtgacggcgtttctcactgttttcaccagttttccaaaccaaacgatcgatcgatcgatggatggatggagagaagaatccgcagatggatccagaatgaaaagcatcatcagctgcagtccgatacaaaccggttcaacatgagctccagctccaccagctgcagcagcaacatcctgctttacattaatgcacgaggaataataacctgatgatagaatatataacagcacagcagccacagggacgctgcactgctttaatgctttaaggacTTTTCCtgattacactcacacactttcactgcagcaacattttcactgcaggacttttacttgaaggatctgaatacttcctccacctctgctttTTACCACATTCACTCACTACcaatacattttgttgtatCCATAAGCAATGAATTATGGTAAACTGTACTGTAACGTTTTCTTCAGGTGAACCTGTTGGTTCCTGTGTGCTACCTGATGTTCTGGGCGCTGCTGCTGGGTTTCAGTCTTTACTCAGAGCCGGTGGTTTGTGGCGTTGGTTTAGTCATCATGCTCACCGGCGTACCCGTCTACTTCCTGGGCGTCCATTGGAAAGAAAAGCCAAAGTGTATCTACAACTTCATTGGTGAGTTTCTAAAAGGCGGTCTGATTAAAGGTTTGGACTCTGTCTGTTATAGTTAATATATGACTCTTATGTTTTCCTGCAGAGAGGGCGACGTACGTGGGCCAGAGGTTGTGTTTCGTGGTCTTTCCTCAGTTTGACCCCATCGAGATCGCCAATCCTTCAGAATGGACTGACCGGTCATCAGGCAGGGGCAGTTTGTCCGCCAAttcttaaaactttttttctgaatatatgaagatctttttttttgcctcttgtTTTTATTCCGTTACTGTGTAagtccagacacttcctcctgGTACGGGAGCTTCctgtctgacctttgaccctccGAGACTCTGGTTTCCCTACAGTCGAGTGGAAACGCCTGTTCATCTGCGCAGGCTGCTTGCACTTTtgattttcttctcttttctacTAAGTCGTCAAGTACAACAACCTAATGCCAACAGTGTCACACTGTGAAAAGGACTTTTGGAcccatttgtttcttttttcataacATGACAGAACTCTGACCGACTGACAGCGCGCGGTTATTTCTTCTGAATGTTGCTGGTGTTTTATTGTGCCTTAAGGCCTTTTCACACCAAGTCCCGAAACAAATCTATAGTCAGCAAtctgaaaacagaaagaaaactgaTGCAAATGATTTCAGAAAAGATCTGCAGTTGAGTGAATGTGAATCTTACATCCTGTTCTTCTGGAACAAGGGGTTGAGACAGCGTATTAGGCATGTGTATCAGTAGAGATCGATGATGTACGCCCGTCGTCCTTATAGGGAGCCCAAGTGAAAGCAGAACTTTGGATTCTGTTACAGAAGTAAGGAAACTAAGTTGGAACACAAATTactaaaaatccagccttgAACAAAAACTCACTCAGCAGTATGTTGTGTGGTTCACTGCATGTCTAGATGAGGATGGTAACTTTTAGACTGAAATCTctcaactattagatggattgccatgaaatttggtgcagacattcatgctcccctcaggacgaactgtaataactttggcgatactctgacctttcatctagcgccaccatcaggtcaacatttaaatgtgtcagatactttggtttatgaccaaatacctgcagagctgatgacgttcccatcagcctcagctgtactttgcatttagagctaatcagcaaatgttagcatgctaacatgctaaacattatacctgctaaacatcagcataatTATCActgtcagtgtgagcatgttagcatgctgactttgGGTTTGAATTCTGATATCCTCTGCTGTAGCAGACACTAATTTATCGTAGAATATGGACAGTAAACAGAACACgtttcactttttcagaaaCTCCAGTAAAAGTTACTCTCAATGAGAGATTGCACTGAGTTTCAGAAGCTAGTGGAGCAGCGTCCGGGCCAGATGTTACGTCAACACTTCAGCTCTCGTGTTGTTGGTAATTTGCCAcgtgttttctttcagtttcagGTTCAGTTTTCTTTCTAGGCTCTCTTCTAAAAGGCAGGTTTACTGAGTTTTATGGATAACCTGAAGGCCCCCTCAAATCTACAACAACGCCCTGCTTGTCATACAACGCCTGGTGAAAACATCAGCTGTTCGGCCGCTGCATTTCTTTTAGACACATGATGTGAACAGCAGAATTGAGATTGTTTATTATCCAGACTttaaacacacatgaacaacaTAGAAATCGAAAATGGTTCTGAATAAACGCTCCATCACATCATAGAtttgaatgtgttatttttttttaaattaggtaTTTTCATGGAGATTTCAGACTTGGTGTGAAAAGGCCTTTACTGGGGAAATGTATATTCAAATATTGTTTAATAACTGATTCACTATATtagattttaatatattttgccAGTGCAAAATATCGTCTGTTTCCTTGCTGATCAGTATGAACTCTTTCCCTCTCAGTTGTAAAACCAGATGCCGTCATATCCCTGAGACCAAGGGCAAGCTCGAGTTTATTAATCTGTCGTTAACTAAGTAAtcttgcctgctgctgctctcgcGTCAATCCACATCACTCTGGTTTACTGACTTACACTGTGATTGTTATCAGATGTAGAAATGCTTACAAATCCTTGCAGCaaagtaagattttaaaatgctgtcGTGGCAGcttttgttatgtattttaaGCCGTGCTAATGCAACATGTGACTGAGACAGAATTGACCCTTTTTACAGATATTGTCCGTGTAGTTTCACGTCTATTTAGTAGGGAATTAATCACTTTGCTCAAGTTGGCTCTCTAAACAGTACAAAGCCAACTTCCAGTAACTTCTGACTCACTTATTTTATGATTTAATACGACACATAATACTCTGCAGGGGTTACCACTgatatatctgtgtgtttttggtgtCAGACAACTGTGCTGTTATAAAACAGTGATTTAATTGAGCGTTAAACGAGAATTACACTTAACGTTAGCCAGTTAGCATTTTTAAACTCTTGATCAAATCGTTATTTTATACCTGTGCAGCTGTTtgacacataaaaacagaaatatgtgtCAATAACAGAGTGCCTGTATTGTGTGATACTTCATAATGCAAAATAATCAATAGCAGAGAAACAAGCACACAGTTTGTACAGTCATACAAACGTCTCTGATCAACACCGCTGCGTGTATATTGGTGATATTGGTAAGAAGTGCTATTcctgctgttagctagttaatATCCAAAattacttctttttttattttaaaataaatctgtatCTCTGGTTTAAATACGCAGTTGTTACTAGTGGTTTTGAATGCTAGCAGGCTAACTGCATAGCCTCAAACTGTGTCCCAATGCCACGAAACATACCAACTGTATAccgtatgtactgtatactaaTGTTAGTACACTATAGTAGTATGTACTGGTATACGATACTTTATGAAATGCCAACGCTGTTTGTTTTCAAAGATATTTCTGGAGCTTTTTCAACACTATTTGcaatttatttaactttttgcagctgtgagcaGTGCCTCCgttttcctttgtgcattgcattgtgggacaacaGCGTATATCATCAACATgtattctgacttttttttgaGTGCACTTGGTAATTGGTAACTTTTCCAGTAAAAACACACGACATTTTCAGAGCGTGCTTTGAATTAGTATGTACTGTGGAATTGGGACACggcttcattcattcatgccCAAAGTTTCCAACTGTTTATATATTTCATTCGTCCTCTTTGTTTCGCCTGCTTCTGCTTGAATGTAGAGACCAGCTGACTCtgaaaatatttctgtattttaatattttgtttcagttgATGCCCCCCACCTCCAACTGTGAACATGCAAAGCTGCAGCCTCCATAGCAGGTTGTTTGTGGCCATGTGGGTTTGGTTTTAAGACTAAGCAGAACATGAATGCAACTGTATTTTGTCACAGAATT from the Siniperca chuatsi isolate FFG_IHB_CAS linkage group LG4, ASM2008510v1, whole genome shotgun sequence genome contains:
- the slc7a10b gene encoding asc-type amino acid transporter 1 is translated as MDGQNGSSSICSRPHGTVTDGKKKKKIPDRVTLKKEIGLLSACTIIIGNIIGSGIFISPKGVLEHSGSVGVALVVWLLGGCIAALGSLCYAELGVTIPKSGGDYSYVTEIFGGLMGFLLLWSAVLIMYPTTLAVIALTFSSYVLQPVFPNCVPPYMAMRMLSATCLLLLTWVNCSSVRMATRIQDVFTVGKLMALGLIIVVGLVQICNGNYEALTPQVAFSLDRMPSVGQIALAFLQASFAFSGWNFLNYVTEEVVEPRRNLPRAIYISIPLVTFVYTLTNIAYFSSMSPEELLSSNAVAVTFGEKLLGMFSVIMPISVALSTFGGINGYLFTSSRLCFSGAREGHLPSLLAMIHYKNCTPIPALLVCCAATIVILCIGETHNLINYVSFINYLSYGVTIAGLLYYRWKKPNLYRPIKVNLLVPVCYLMFWALLLGFSLYSEPVVCGVGLVIMLTGVPVYFLGVHWKEKPKCIYNFIERATYVGQRLCFVVFPQFDPIEIANPSEWTDRSSGRGSLSANS